From the Mesorhizobium loti genome, the window CTGCTTTGCCCTTGCGGGATGAATGCCCATTTTTTCTCAGACGCCCATAATCATTGCATATATGCGCGCTACGAAGGGTCAGAATTGGGAACGAAACCAAATCGGGCGAGGCTTGATCATGTCGACCGCTAGCCGAGGGAAATCCTCCGCACAGCTTTTCCGCCATCTATCGGCAAAGTGGCCTTCAGCGTTCAATCCGAAAGCCCCCAGGCCGCTCAAGATCGGCATCCATCATGACATTCGCGCGCTTGATGGCGAACTGTCTGATGATGAATTGAGGAGAGCCCTGCGCGCCTACACCAGAATGGCCAGATACTTGGCCAGGCTGGATGCAGGCGCCGCGCGGGTTGATCTCGACGGCAAGCCGGCCGGCGAGGTATCGGATGCGGACGCGGCGACCGCCAAGGCTTTGCTGTGCGCCCGCAAGGACAAGCAAGAGACCAAGCAAACGCCGGAGCCAAGCGCAAAGCCTGAAGCGCCACCCAAACGGAAACCGAAGCAAACGGTCGTGTTCAAGGCAAAGAATACGGCCCACAGCCCGACCGGAATAGTCGTTGAGACGAAGCGTCGCCGGTCATTCCGAAAGCCGATGGCTTGATCGCCGCTGAGCAATCACGTTGTTCGAACAGGAAAGCCGCCTAGCTCTGCATTGGCAAGCGCATGATCTTTTCTACGGATTGCCGATCATCGTTGATGAATGGCTGCCAACGGGAGAGTGAGACTGCCCCATCTGGTCGGCCAGCGATTCGAGGAGTTGGCAAACTTGATCGGGCCGGCCGGAGCTTTCGCTTTGGAAGGCAAGGCATCCGCAGCAGCATTGTCGACATTCCGCGCCCATGAGAGCCTGCGCACGTCGCTGTGTCACGGTGTCGGCAAAATTGTACTCGACCAACAAGGGGGTTGGTTGCTCGTGTTCAGCGGAAAAGGTTACCTGTCCAGTTCTGCTAGCCTCGGCAAAGGCCCTCCGAGAGCCGACGGCAATGGAGCGACAGTATGGCGACCGCCTTCTGTCGGCGTCCGGCAAACCGACGAAGCCCATGCGCACCTTCACGCCTACATCGTCCCTGACGACTTGCGCGCCTCCTGCCTTCATCCGGGCGTTGATAGCGCTGGGATATCCTCAAGCGCCTTCCGCCACTTGACATGATATCACATGAGATATCATATTGAAGCTATGAATGTGTTCGATGCCAATGTCTTGCTGGCTGGATTGCGGTCATCGAACGGTGCTTCGAACGTGATCGTCCGCGAGATGATCCAGGGAAACGTCCCTTTCGCCGTGTCGCCCGCCGTCTCGCTCGAATACGAGGACGTGCTGAAGCGTGCCGGGATTCTCGGAGAGAACCCATGGATCACAAACGAAGAGATCGATGTTGTCCTCGACGCGGTATTCAAGCGCGCCAAACTGGTCTCCCCTTGGTTCCGGTTCAGGCCGTTCCTGACCGATCCCAAGGACGACCTTTACATCGAATGTGCCCTCGCCGCCGGAGCGAGGACCATCGTCACCAGTGATCGGCATTTTGACATTCCGGCAGTAGGCGATTTTGGCATTTCGATCATCAAGGCAGGAGCTTTCGTCGCCGAATTCAGAAGAAGGAACCAACCATCATGAGCACATATCCGTTGAGGCTTGCCGACCATGTGATGGAAGAGGCCAAGCAGGCTGCAGCAGAAGACAACGTGTCGCTGAACCAGCTCCTATCGGCGTTCATTGCCGACGGTGTCGGCCATCGGCGCGCAATCCTCAGTCTCAAGAAAAGGGCCGCGCGCGGCAGTACCGATGCGGCCTTGGCGATCTTGGATCGCGCGCCGGATGTCGCGCCAGATCCAGGAGACGAGCTTGTAGAGGAAGGAAGTTCGGTTAGCCCGAAAATGTGAGGACTCCAAAAGGGTCGCCTGTGTTTGGTAGATAGGCTCGATCCCGTTAGCCCTTGCCTTGGGGTTCTATCAAGCAGGATCGACAGCCTTTTCGTGGTGGATGCCTCCGCCCTCGCGCGCAACGCAGCCAAGCTCTTAGTGAACACAAATCCTATCCTGCGGGCGTTCTCTTCGTCACTGCTTAACTCGTTCTCTCAGGCATGGTGATGTTCCTTTGCCAGTCCTCGGTGAACAGCATCAGGAGGCCCGCGGGCGTGGACCGGTGCGCCCCCATGCCCCCACCCCGCGCGGAAACGACTCCTTGCGAAAGCGGCTGCACCATCACGGGAGTCCTTTGCGAAAGGATTGACGCGAGCATCCGCCCCTCCCCGGCGCGCTCCTCGGGCGCCAGGTCTTTCGATTCAGGGTTGACGTCACGTCACCGCCGCAGGCTTTCATGCGCGGCACGGCTTCCCCGAAGCCCCCCGTTCCGTCAGTTTCCTCACCGTCCCGGCCTCGGCCGACGTCCTTCGAAGGCAGCGGCTGCCCGCGGCCTCTGCCAACCGCTCCGCCGCAGCGACCGTTCTATCGTAGGCTAATCCTTGGTGGGTCCTGAGCAGACCCGATTTCTCGTAGGCAGCGACACAGGACCTGCCGCCTGGTCTTGTCGAACTGACGCATAGGTTGTAGTGCCGACGTATGGCGCTAAGGGCAGGAATTTTCCCTCAACCGGGACAAGTGTTGATATGCGATTTTGGACCAGAACCCGACAAGATTGCGGAACCAGGGATCATGAAGGGCCCGCTCGGTGTCAAACCTGAGATGTACAAGGAGCGTCACTGTGTCGCGCTGAGTGCCGGCCGAGGACTCACCACCATCGCACCGTTCTCAACTGTCGCTCCAAAAACACCGCAAAAGTATCATTATTGCATTCCTCCGGGGGCGTACCCATTTTTTGATCCGCATGAGGAAAACTGGCTCAAGGCCGACATGCTGGAGACCGTTAGCAACGAACGCCTCGACCAGCCTTTTTTGGCAGGGAAGAGGTCTAACGTGAGCCTCTCGAAAGTGGACTTGTTGGAGGTGCGTAAGGCTATTTTGCACTGGCTAGGCCTCAGTCGCTTGACAGAGCACCTGTGAGCCACCATATTTACGAATGTCAGCCGTACCCATTCGGCAAGATAGATCGTCAAGGCCCTGCAGGTTCACGCCTGTGGGGCCTAAGCTTTTTTGGGAGTAAAAATGCGCTGAATATGCCTGATAGGGCATTCGACCGAGTTGATGGCGGCGCAGCGCAAAAACCGGGGGCCAAGCCTGCCAGCTTACTGCGACCCGCCATGACGAGGACGTGATTTGCCTCCGACGCCATCCGCTATTCGGTGGCACCGCCAGAGAAGATAGTCTCCAATCACCAATCGATGGGAACCTGGGATCGGCAGGCGATCGAACGTTTTACCCATCTCTGGAAACCGAGCCAGATTCTTACGGGCCTCGTCCCAAGACAGTGCCACCTCATGAAAACTTCATGACCGCCATAGTCTGCGGGAGCGACCTTCGCTGGGATCGATCGCTGCGGACCTTCGACCAAGTGGCGTATCACGACGAGATTGCAAAATATCTAATGCCGTATCCAGAGGTATAGTGGATGCGTTCAGCTGGCGCCTGAGATACTGCGCCTCGGAACCTTTGCGAGCCCGAAAGGTTGGGGCGGGTGACGGCGGGCCATCGCGCTTCCCTCAGGGGTTTCGAAATCGCCCGGCTCGGCGAGCCTGCGATCCGGGAACTATTGAATTTGCTCCAGTCGAAGTCCAATCACAGGAAACTGCAGACCGGTCCCAAAACCGCTTTCTGCCGCCTGTATGACTGGCTCGCCCACGAGTCCGACGACGACGCCTATGAACCCCTTCGTGACATCATCATGCGCCACTCGATCGAGACGATGCCGGTCGTGTCCAGAGGATGAGATCTTCGGAAGGCCGGTATCTACCCGGAAGTTGCATTCCGTACGAACCGCATCCATCGAGTTCGAAACTCATCCCAAACGCCTTCGCAAACTGCTCCTTCTTGGCAAGTTGATCGATGAGACGACACGAACTGTCCCCGATGACAAGGTGCTCTTCGATGCCGAAGAAGGCCGCACGTTCATCCGGCGCGTGTTCGACGCTTTGCCTATGACGGATGCTGCGAAATACCTCAACGTGCCTCGCCTCCACGACCGCGGCCTGCTGGAGCACGGGTTCATCCGACCCGTGATCGAACTCGACCAAGGAGTTCTTACGCACTACAATTTTGCAAAGGCGGCCCTGGATGATTTCCTGGCGCGCCTCCTCGCCGGCGCAGACGAACCTGGCGAGGCGGACCCCGGGTTCTGCAATCTCCTCAGTGCCGGAAAGCAAGCATGCTGCGCTGTCATGGAGATCGTCAGGCTTAAGCTCGAAGGGAAACTGACGCGCACGAGAAAGTCGCCGACTGACTGCGGTTTCCTTTCTCTCCTGGTCGATCCGGATGAGGTCCGCCTACTGGTGCGACGAGAGGAGCATGGCGGACTGTCCCTTCGCGAAACCGAAAAGAGCCTCGGCGTAAGATCTGAAGTTCTTACCGCCCTCCTCGCGCAAGGCCACCTCCCATTCAGGGTTGGCATCAATCCCGTCAACCGTTGCCCGCAGAAACTGGTGATGCGAGCCGACCTTGATGAATTCATGAGAACCTATGTGTCGCTCATTCGGCTCGCAAAGGAACGGGGAGTTCATTTCAGCGGATTGAAGTCGGCTCTTGAAGAGTCCGGCGTCCCGCTGGCATTCGACCGCGAAACGATCAGCACGAGGTTTTATCGTCGAGACTCGCTGCCGTCCGTTTGACCCAAGACGTCCATCAATACAAAGCCCGGCGCCTGCCGGGTTTTTTGTACCCCAGCACAAGTGAGGCGCACTGTCGTGTCCAAAGCGAGGCGTCCTGTTGTGTCTAAAGCCTGAATTCGTGAGGCATTTCTGTATAAAATATTGAGATATTTCAAATAGTTACACGACGATGCGAGGCAAACTTTGAGGGTCCCGACAGGACGTCGTTGGCGCATGCGTCGCCTCCATGCGGGATGTGTTCCCGCCATCGAAGGGCAAAGCCGCCATTGATGCAGCCTGTAGACCTTTACAGCTTGCTAGCGAACGACGCGGCCAAGATTCGCCTGACCGGAGCCTGCGTCGTGGAGATTGACCGCATCAATGCTGACAAGGCCTTCCGGCGTCATCCGCTGGCCTTTGACCTCGATGGGTGCGCGGCGTGGCGGCACCCAGCCGATCTGGCTGAAATCAGGGATCAAGAGGAGGCTCCGATCGATTGGTCGATGCGAACCGCAAACAGGGGCTCGCAGACGGCAACGCCTTCGGTGAAGGCGGGCCGTCGTTCCGCTGCCAGCGTCTCGACCGGACGTTCGCTTTTCAACGGATAGAGCGTGGTGGCGATGATGGTTGGCTCGCCTGCCTGATAGGCTGCGTTGCGCCGCGCTGCCGCGGCATGAACGCGTGCCTGGATATGCCCGCCCTGGAGGCTGGACAAGACGCCGCCCTCGGCCTCGATTGTCTGCAATTCCGCCCAGGCCATCTCGCACAGTTCCGCGGTCAGCGCTTCGACCGCGCCGGATCCGTAGGCAGGATCGGCGACATGATCGATATGGCTTTCATTGGCCATGATCAGTTGCGCGTTGCGGGCAACGCGGCGGGCAAAACCCGCCGGCAGACCATGCGCGATCGTGTGCGGCAGGATTGAGATCGAATCGGCGCCGCCTGATGCTGCCGCAAAGCAGGCAATCGTGGTGCGCAGGATGTTGGTTTCGGGGTCCAATGCCGTCATCATGCGAAACGACGTCTCTGCGTGGATATTGGCGGTGGAATTGGGGATCGAACAGGCTTCCTGCAGCCGTGCCCAGAGCCTGCGCAGTGCCCGAACCTTGGCCACCGACAGGAATTGGTCCTGGTCGACGCTGAGCGCAAAGCCGATATGGGGTGCGGCATAGACAAGCGGCTGCCGCGCCGTCTCGAACATTCTGAGATAGGAGACCGCCGAAGCCAGCATGATGCCAAGCTCTTGCGCCTCCGTGGCGCCGGCATTGTGGAGCACGCGGCCGTCCGCCTCCAGGAGCACGCCCGGAACGCCCATCGAGAAGAAATGCGCCAACGACTGCGGCATCGACGCCTGCAACGCCTCGATCGACATGCGCAGCCGGCCGGTCCCGGCGAAGATCGCCGCCGGATCGATGCCGAAGGAGAGGTTGAGCTTTGCCGGGTCCGAACGGCGCTTGCTCAGGAGCGCCACCAGCCAGTCGGCCACGGCCCGGCTCCAGGGATGGGCATCGATGCGGATCTGGATACGGTTGAGCGGCACACCGTCCAGCACTGTCTCCAGTGCCTGCGCCGTCCTCGGCAAGCCGTAGCCGAATGCGTTGGGCGCGCCTTCAAAAACAAGCGACAATCCCGTCGCGCCTTGCGCTACGTCCTCCAGGGCCTGGGCCCTGGCGCGGTCGATATCCGGATCGTCGACGCGCTGGCTGACGATCCAGGGCGATTTCGGGTTTGCGCGCACGGTTGGTTCCGCTGCGGTGCTGCGGTCGTAAAGTGGTTCGATGCGGATGTTGTCGTCGGTGTGCGAGACCAGCTTTTCCTCGAAGGATGCGCCGGCCAACGCCTTTTCCGCCAGGGCCAGCCATCGCTGGCGCTCGGCATTCTCGGGTTCAACATCCCTGGTCAAGGCTCCAGCTCCCATCCTTCTTCCTCGTTTTTATGCGTCCGCATCAGCCTGGAACACAGTCTACGGTTCCCGGTCCGATATCGTAATGCAATGCACTTGTTGGATCTGAATTCGACCTATCGGAATTATGTCAGCCTGTGGCACAAACCATGGCCGATTGCCACATACCGGCAAAATTGACGATCTCGGCAGCAACCCACGAGCTCCATCCATCTGGTCGGGAAGCGCATAGTTCAGGGCGATGCTGCGTGATCAGGTGGGTGGTCTCCGGCTGTTTCGTTGTTTTTGAGTTTGCAACCGACATCGAACTGATGTGTGCGACCCCGGCTCAACAATCCCTGCAGGTGGGGCGAGGCGTCCGCCTTCGTCTCATGGCTAAATCCGGCATCAAAGACAGCCGATGGCGCCACTCGCGGCCAGTGCCGACC encodes:
- a CDS encoding methylmalonyl-CoA mutase — encoded protein: MGAGALTRDVEPENAERQRWLALAEKALAGASFEEKLVSHTDDNIRIEPLYDRSTAAEPTVRANPKSPWIVSQRVDDPDIDRARAQALEDVAQGATGLSLVFEGAPNAFGYGLPRTAQALETVLDGVPLNRIQIRIDAHPWSRAVADWLVALLSKRRSDPAKLNLSFGIDPAAIFAGTGRLRMSIEALQASMPQSLAHFFSMGVPGVLLEADGRVLHNAGATEAQELGIMLASAVSYLRMFETARQPLVYAAPHIGFALSVDQDQFLSVAKVRALRRLWARLQEACSIPNSTANIHAETSFRMMTALDPETNILRTTIACFAAASGGADSISILPHTIAHGLPAGFARRVARNAQLIMANESHIDHVADPAYGSGAVEALTAELCEMAWAELQTIEAEGGVLSSLQGGHIQARVHAAAARRNAAYQAGEPTIIATTLYPLKSERPVETLAAERRPAFTEGVAVCEPLFAVRIDQSIGASS
- a CDS encoding PIN domain-containing protein; amino-acid sequence: MNVFDANVLLAGLRSSNGASNVIVREMIQGNVPFAVSPAVSLEYEDVLKRAGILGENPWITNEEIDVVLDAVFKRAKLVSPWFRFRPFLTDPKDDLYIECALAAGARTIVTSDRHFDIPAVGDFGISIIKAGAFVAEFRRRNQPS
- a CDS encoding prop expression regulator; this translates as MSTASRGKSSAQLFRHLSAKWPSAFNPKAPRPLKIGIHHDIRALDGELSDDELRRALRAYTRMARYLARLDAGAARVDLDGKPAGEVSDADAATAKALLCARKDKQETKQTPEPSAKPEAPPKRKPKQTVVFKAKNTAHSPTGIVVETKRRRSFRKPMA